One window from the genome of Salvia miltiorrhiza cultivar Shanhuang (shh) chromosome 7, IMPLAD_Smil_shh, whole genome shotgun sequence encodes:
- the LOC130995248 gene encoding agglutinin-like: MHAYSKVTPTKLGEFVQEKECSCVGEIALGPWGCHSDTARQWSYKPKAGGAIKKIIIGCGWIIDSLMFKADDYSAKFGGHGGDAFPRIRIDHPSEFLIGISGTFGKVEHMEPDNVCTLTFHTNKNQYGPFGTKPGPTPFSLIANGAAVTGFHGRCGQYVEAIGLYVKPLSIQLKKQPSENASSRVPRFLLPPRSAAAMGGSGGRDWDDGVFAAVKGVHACVRVDTGALSAVRFSYLKSDGSAFLSPFHGGYCEGDVHLKEFSISKMIVFCEEDEYLIGVEGFNGVAAEGLNVVTALSFMTNKGRYGPVGAEIGTYFTSMNSGGCDRKVVGLHGRSGAYLDAIGLHTEYF, from the exons ATGCATGCATATTCGAAGGTAACACCAACTAAACTTGGAGAATTTGTGCAGGAAAAAGAGTGCAGTTGTGTGGGAGAGATCGCTTTGGGGCCATGGGGATGCCACTCCGACACGGCCCGTCAATGGAGCTATAAACCAAAAGCAGGAGGCGCCatcaaaaaaattatcatagGCTGCGGTTGGATAATCGATTCCCTCATGTTTAAGGCCGACGATTACTCCGCCAAATTCGGCGGCCACGGTGGTGACGCATTCCCTCGT ATCAGAATCGATCACCCTTCAGAATTTCTGATTGGAATAAGTGGGACGTTTGGGAAAGTCGAGCATATGGAGCCAGACAATGTCTGCACCCTCACCTTCCACACTAACAAAAATCAATACGGACCATTCGGAACCAAACCCGGGCCCACCCCATTTTCGTTGATCGCAAACGGCGCTGCGGTGACGGGATTTCACGGCCGCTGCGGCCAATATGTCGAAGCCATTGGGCTTTACGTGAAGCCTCTTTCGATTCAGCTCAAGAAACAGCCTTCCGAGAATGCCTCCAGTCGCGTTCCCCGTTTTCTCCTGCCGCCGCGCAGTGCGGCGGCGATGGGCGGAAGCGGCGGCCGGGATTGGGACGACGGCGTCTTCGCCGCCGTGAAAGGCGTCCACGCCTGCGTGCGCGTGGATACGGGCGCCCTGTCGGCCGTCCGATTCAGCTACCTCAAGAGCGACGGCTCGGCTTTTCTGTCTCCATTTCATGGGGGTTATTGTGAAGGGGATGTGCACTTGAAGGAATTCAGCATTTCGAAGATG ATTGTGTTTTGCGAGGAAGATGAATACCTAATTGGTGTTGAAGGATTTAATGGAGTGGCGGCGGAGGGCTTAAATgtggtgacggcattgagttttATGACGAATAAGGGCAGATACGGCCCCGTGGGTGCTGAAATCGGCACATATTTCACGTCCATGAATTCCGGCGGCTGCGATAGAAAGGTGGTGGGCCTCCATGGCCGCAGCGGTGCTTATCTCGACGCTATCGGTCTACACACCGAATATTTCTGA
- the LOC130995249 gene encoding pentatricopeptide repeat-containing protein At2g17525, mitochondrial, whose amino-acid sequence MSNIFKVSKILIISKRGLLFSSHNRLRFISAAAASVLVPTHHQISRLILEQKSANEALKTFEWASAIPSFTHDVSTYRALIHKLCTFRQFNVVEKLLDEMPKRIGTLPDEDIFITIARGFGRARMIREVIRVLDMVAKFGKAAPSLKLLNTILDVLVKEDIDIAREFYRKKIVGIGLKGDDYTYGILMKGFCLTNRIGDGFKLLQIMKNHGVEVNVVVYNTLIHALCKNGKVGRARSMMNEMGKYSDVTFNILVSTYCNEGNLVQALVMVEKCFSSGFVPDVIALTKLVALLCSEGRISEAVEVMERVEAKGGALDVVVYNTLLEGFVKAGKVKGGCGFLRQMEVKGCLPNTETYNALILGFCESHEMDQALDLFHEMKRAGVRWDFVTFETLTYGFCSMGKTRDGVEIFELMLEERGGCGGRIASCNSILYGLYKSGNVGKALEFLNYMRIWFPRGVAHTLTILRLCEEGNADEAKLVLDEMRERGSVPSALVYASLVQEYCKKGCMKEAVELVNEMIGLEYFPVASTFNELISGFCKQGKAGIAVRLMEDLKMRGCLLDSESYGFVVDALCSEGELQQVFVMYMEMMERGIAPNHGTWNSLTVMTMEGKNRLSENRLLERLIRS is encoded by the coding sequence ATGTCTAATATCTTCAAAGTTTCAAAAATCCTAATAATCAGTAAAAGGGGCTTGCTTTTTTCCTCACACAATCGATTGAGATTCATCTCAGCTGCAGCAGCCTCTGTTTTAGTTCCAACCCACCACCAAATAAGCCGTCTCATTTTGGAGCAGAAATCAGCCAACGAAGCTCTCAAAACCTTCGAATGGGCCTCGGCGATTCCCAGCTTCACACACGATGTCTCCACGTACCGAGCTTTGATCCACAAGCTCTGCACTTTTCGACAGTTCAATGTCGTGGAGAAGCTGCTCGACGAAATGCCTAAGAGAATTGGTACTTTACCGGATGAAGACATTTTCATTACCATCGCCCGTGGTTTCGGGCGGGCTAGAATGATCAGGGAAGTCATCAGAGTTCTCGACATGGTGGCCAAGTTTGGGAAGGCTGCGCCGTCTTTGAAATTATTGAACACGATTCTTGATGTTTTGGTGAAGGAAGACATTGATATAGCTAGGGAGTTTTACAGGAAGAAAATTGTGGGAATTGGTTTGAAAGGTGATGATTACACTTATGGGATTCTGATGAAGGGCTTTTGCTTGACGAATAGAATCGGGGATGGGTTTAAGCTGCTGCAGATAATGAAGAATCACGGTGTTGAGGTTAATGTTGTTGTGTACAACACTTTGATTCATGCCCTTTGCAAGAATGGGAAGGTTGGTAGAGCTAGGAGCATGATGAATGAGATGGGAAAATACAGTGATGTGACCTTCAATATCTTGGTATCGACGTATTGCAATGAGGGAAATCTTGTGCAGGCTCTGGTGATGGTGGAGAAGTGTTTTAGCAGCGGCTTTGTGCCCGATGTTATTGCCTTGACTAAGTTGGTAGCGCTTCTGTGCAGCGAGGGGCGTATCTCAGAGGCGGTTGAGGTGATGGAGAGGGTGGAGGCGAAGGGAGGGGCTCTTGATGTCGTGGTTTACAACACGTTGTTGGAGGGTTTTGTGAAAGCAGGGAAGGTTAAAGGAGGATGTGGCTTCCTTAGGCAGATGGAGGTGAAGGGTTGTTTACCGAATACAGAGACCTACAATGCTCTGATCTTAGGTTTCTGCGAGTCTCATGAGATGGATCAAGCTCTTGATCTGTTTCACGAGATGAAGAGGGCCGGTGTCCGTTGGGATTTTGTAACGTTTGAGACGCTAACGTATGGGTTTTGCTCGATGGGAAAGACTCGTGATGGAGTGGAAATCTTCGAGCTTATGCTCGAGGAGAGAGGGGGATGTGGTGGAAGGATTGCTTCTTGCAATAGCATTCTATACGGTTTGTACAAGAGTGGCAATGTTGGTAAAGCGCTTGAGTTTCTCAACTACATGAGGATTTGGTTTCCTCGAGGCGTGGCTCATACTCTCACGATCCTACGGCTATGTGAAGAGGGCAACGCAGACGAAGCTAAGCTAGTTCTTGATGAGATGAGGGAGAGGGGGAGCGTTCCGAGTGCTCTAGTTTATGCGAGTTTGGTGCAAGAGTACTGCAAGAAGGGATGCATGAAGGAGGCGGTGGAGCTCGTGAATGAGATGATAGGGCTCGAGTATTTCCCCGTTGCATCGACGTTTAATGAGCTGATCAGTGGGTTCTGCAAGCAGGGGAAAGCTGGGATTGCAGTGAGGCTCATGGAGGACTTGAAGATGAGAGGCTGCCTGCTTGATTCGGAGAGTTACGGGTTCGTAGTCGACGCGTTGTGCAGTGAAGGAGAGCTGCAGCAGGTTTTTGTGATGTATATGGAGATGATGGAGAGAGGCATTGCTCCAAATCATGGGACATGGAATTCATTGACTGTGATGACTATGGAAGGGAAGAATAGGTTGTCTGAGAATAGACTGTTGGAAAGGCTGATAAGGAGCTGA
- the LOC130995253 gene encoding DEAD-box ATP-dependent RNA helicase 15-like, which produces MGDTKENEAYEEELLDYEEEDEKAPDSVNAKVNGESVKKGYVGIHSSGFRDFLLKPELLRAIVDSGFEHPSEVQHECIPQAILGMDVICQAKSGMGKTAVFVLSTLQQIEPVAGQVAALVLCHTRELAYQICHEFERFSTYLSDIKVAVFYGGVNVKIHKDLLKNECPHIVVGTPGRILGLARDKDLSLRNVRHFILDECDKMLESLDMRRDVQEIFKMTPHDKQVMMFSATLSKEIRPVCKKFMQDPMEIYVDDEAKLTLHGLVQHYIKLSELEKNRKLNDLLDALDFNQVVIFVKSVTRAAELNKLLVECNFPSICIHSGMSQEERLTRYKGFKEGHKRILVATDLVGRGIDIERVNIVINYDMPDSADTYLHRVGRAGRFGTKGLAITFVSSASDSDVLNQVQERFEVDIKELPEQIDVSTYMPS; this is translated from the exons ATGGGAGACACGAAAGAGAACGAAGCTTACGAAGAGGAACTCCTCGACTACGAGGAGGAAGACGAAAAAGCCCCCGATTCGGTCAACGCCAAAGTCAACGGAGAGTCCGTTAAGAA AGGCTATGTGGGGATCCACAGTTCAGGATTCAGAGACTTCCTCTTGAAGCCAGAGCTTTTGAGGGCTATTGTAGATTCAGGATTTGAACATCCTTCAGAAG TTCAACACGAGTGCATACCTCAAGCCATTTTGGGAATGGATGTCATCTGCCAAGCCAAGTCTGGTATGGGGAAAACTGCTGTCTTTGTTCTTTCAACATTGCAGCAGATTGAACCCGTTGCAGGTCAAGTTGCAGCTCTTGTGCTATGCCATACAAGGGAACTGGCTTATCAG ATCTGTCATGAATTTGAGCGATTCAGCACATATTTGTCAGATATTAAAGTAGCTGTTTTCTATGGTGGCGTCAACGTTAAGATCCACAAAGATCTCCTGAAGAATGAATGCCCTCACATTGTGGTAGGAACACCAGGAAGGATTCTTGGTCTAGCAAGAGACAAGGACCTTTCTTTAAGGAATGTGAGGCATTTCATACTTGATGAATGTGACAAGATGCTTGAGTCTCTTG ATATGAGAAGAGATGTGCAGGAGATTTTCAAAATGACACCTCATGATAAGCAAGTTATGATGTTTTCGGCTACACTCAGTAAAGAGATTCGACCTGTTTGCAAGAAATTCATGCAAGAT CCTATGGAGATTTACGTGGATGATGAGGCAAAGTTGACCCTTCATGGTCTTGTACAG CACTACATCAAATTGAGTGAGCTGGAGAAGAACCGAAAGCTGAACGATCTGCTCGATGCATTGGACTTCAATCAAGTTGTTATCTTTGTCAAAAGTGTGACTAGAGCTGCTGAGCTGAACAAGTTGCTTGTGGAGTGTAACTTCCCATCGATTTGCATTCACTCTGGCATGTCCCAAGAAGAAAG ATTGACCCGCTACAAGGGATTCAAGGAGGGGCATAAGAGGATTCTCGTAGCAACTGATTTGGTAGGAAGAGGAATTGATATAGAGCGAGTTAATATTGTGATTAACTATGATATGCCAGATTCTGCAGACACTTATCTCCACAGG GTGGGTAGAGCTGGGAGGTTTGGCACCAAAGGGCTGGCCATCACGTTTGTTTCTTCTGCCTCTGATTCAGATGTTCTAAATCAG GTACAGGAGAGGTTTGAAGTTGATATTAAAGAACTACCTGAGCAGATTGATGTTTCCACATATA TGCCATCGTAG
- the LOC130995251 gene encoding pentatricopeptide repeat-containing protein At5g66520-like → MYKREVEQSCLRLLHLCNSFSKLTQIHARILKLGLQNNPLLLTKFTSISSRLNAIHHACSFIFSPQSQPHNYDAFLFNTVIAAFAESPHFKRNSIFHYNKMLINSVQPNNYTYPFLLKACAGIRDLNLGESVHASVLKLGFHSETHVLNAMLHMYCCCEDGIWYAEKVFDEMTHRSSVAWNTMIGGYVRRGSSAAAMRLFRSMQIAGARPDEITMVTVLSACADLGALELGRWVESYVERAGLEMGEKLCNALIDMFAKCGDVDSALRLFHGMPPRKRTIVSWTCVISAMALHGRGEEAVQLFEEMRRAGVVPDSVAFLCLLTACSHSGLVEEGRRYFDSMVRDYSISPRIEHYGCMVDLLSRAGLTECAIEFINAMPMAPNPAVWRALVSSSHARAHLLLGERVAADLIRAEPTQEANYVMLASVYAKLSDWEKKTRVREAMREKGIKKIPGSTMIELGDGIYEFVAGDKSHKEKAKIYEMVEEMERKMRAFGYVSTTNEVLLDIEEEDKEGALNRHSEKLAIAFALLKTRPRSMIRMVKNLRVCGDCHSATKLISLIYEREIVVRDRNRFHHFKDGLCSCKDFW, encoded by the coding sequence ATGTATAAAAGAGAGGTGGAGCAGAGCTGCCTTCGCCTTCTTCACCTCTGCAACTCTTTCTCCAAACTCACTCAAATTCACGCAAGAATCCTCAAGCTCGGTCTGCAAAACAACCCTTTACTCCTCACCAAATTCACCTCCATTTCTTCACGCCTAAACGCCATCCACCACGCTTGTTCCTTCATCTTCTCCCCACAATCACAACCCCATAACTACGACGCCTTCCTCTTCAACACCGTCATCGCCGCTTTTGCGGAATCCCCTCATTTCAAGCGCAATAGCATATTTCACTACAACAAAATGCTAATCAATTCCGTCCAACCAAATAACTACACCTACCCTTTTCTACTCAAGGCTTGCGCCGGCATTCGTGACTTGAATTTAGGGGAATCCGTCCACGCATCGGTTTTAAAGCTAGGGTTTCACAGCGAAACGCATGTTTTGAATGCAATGCTTCACATGTATTGCTGCTGCGAAGACGGGATTTGGTACGCAGAGAAGGTGTTCGACGAAATGACTCACAGAAGTTCGGTTGCTTGGAACACGATGATAGGTGGGTATGTGAGGAGGGGAAGCTCCGCCGCAGCGATGAGATTGTTTAGATCAATGCAGATTGCCGGTGCGAGGCCGGACGAGATCACGATGGTGACGGTGCTATCGGCCTGCGCTGATCTCGGCGCCCTCGAGCTCGGGAGGTGGGTGGAATCGTACGTCGAGAGGGCGGGTCTCGAGATGGGGGAGAAGCTCTGCAACGCGCTGATCGACATGTTTGCAAAGTGCGGCGACGTCGACAGCGCATTGAGGCTGTTCCACGGCATGCCCCCGAGGAAGAGGACTATTGTTTCTTGGACTTGTGTCATTTCAGCTATGGCGTTGCACGGCCGCGGGGAGGAGGCCGTGCAACTCTTCGAGGAGATGAGACGGGCCGGGGTCGTCCCCGACAGCGTGGCCTTCCTCTGCCTGCTCACGGCGTGCAGCCACTCCGGGCTGGTCGAGGAGGGGAGGCGGTATTTCGACTCAATGGTGAGAGACTACTCGATTTCTCCGAGGATCGAGCACTACGGATGTATGGTGGACTTGCTTAGTAGAGCCGGATTAACCGAATGTGCGATCGAGTTCATCAACGCGATGCCGATGGCGCCAAATCCGGCCGTGTGGAGAGCTTTGGTGTCGTCGTCTCATGCTCGAGCTCACTTGCTTCTTGGCGAGAGAGTCGCGGCGGATCTCATCCGGGCCGAGCCCACGCAGGAGGCGAACTACGTGATGCTCGCCTCCGTCTACGCGAAGCTGTCGGATTGGGAGAAGAAAACCAGAGTGAGGGAGGCGATGAGGGAGAAAGGGATCAAGAAAATCCCGGGAAGCACCATGATCGAGCTCGGTGATGGGATTTACGAGTTCGTTGCAGGCGATAAATCGCATAAAGAGAAGGCGAAGATTTACGAGATGGTGGAGGAGATGGAGAGGAAGATGAGGGCGTTTGGATATGTGTCGACGACGAATGAAGTGTTGCTTGACATTGAAGAAGAGGATAAAGAGGGGGCTTTGAATAGGCATAGTGAGAAGCTGGCTATTGCGTTTGCGCTGCTTAAGACTAGGCCAAGATCGATGATTAGGATGGTGAAGAATCTGAGGGTTTGTGGGGATTGTCACTCTGCTACGAAACTCATATCTTTGATatatgagagagagatagtAGTGAGAGATAGGAACAGGTTTCATCACTTTAAAGATGGGCTCTGCTCCTGCAAAGATTTCTGGTAA